A region from the Desulfoglaeba alkanexedens ALDC genome encodes:
- a CDS encoding response regulator — protein sequence MPKILVVDDEEHIRLLYSEELKEAGYEVITAESGHKLMERIEAERPDLVILDIKMVDYDGLDLLQDIRNRFYDLPVILSTAYDTFKEDAKSIAADYYVVKSFDLTELKKKIAMALETRLPD from the coding sequence ATGCCGAAAATATTGGTGGTCGACGATGAAGAGCATATTCGGCTGCTCTATTCCGAGGAGCTCAAGGAGGCCGGCTATGAGGTGATCACGGCGGAAAGCGGACACAAGCTCATGGAAAGGATCGAGGCGGAGCGGCCGGACCTGGTCATCCTCGACATCAAGATGGTGGACTACGACGGGCTCGACCTGTTGCAGGATATCCGAAACCGCTTCTACGACCTCCCCGTGATCCTTTCGACCGCTTACGATACTTTCAAGGAAGACGCCAAGTCCATTGCCGCCGACTATTACGTGGTGAAGAGCTTCGACCTGACGGAACTGAAAAAGAAGATCGCCATGGCTCTCGAAACCCGGCTTCCTGATTGA
- a CDS encoding glycosyltransferase — MYYEEENPQGITRAELLVAVPSFNEASTIAQTVERLDQGIREFYGDMDAVIVNCDNYSADGTRAAFLSSSTQVPKIYLTTEPGVRGKGANLRMLFHKAKELQAKAVVVFEADITNLAPSWIKCMAEPVLRGAGYVAPIYLRHKYEDTLNTAIVYPLTRCLYGRRVRQMNAGDCAFRGDLVDVFLNPPVWTAAMDQFGIDVCVGTLALTARVPVCQSVIGAPKRHRANDPFAQVTLRFRQTLATIFDLMVAYADFWRIVKWSKPTALFSMDGQDTEVAPQVEINMGRLHARFLQGFEEYQPVWREIFEPAVFNKIQEIRSLELPHFSFPSHTWGLVLFSAALAYRDRDEAERTRVIDSILPLYLGKVVSYANRTERISIQQAEEHVEETCTIFEENKSYLVERWR; from the coding sequence GTGTATTACGAGGAGGAGAACCCTCAGGGCATCACGAGGGCCGAGCTGTTGGTGGCGGTTCCGTCGTTCAATGAAGCCTCAACCATCGCCCAGACGGTGGAACGTTTGGATCAAGGTATCCGCGAGTTTTACGGGGACATGGATGCGGTCATCGTCAACTGTGACAATTATTCGGCCGACGGGACTCGTGCGGCGTTTTTGTCCTCATCGACTCAGGTCCCCAAGATCTACCTGACCACGGAGCCGGGAGTTCGCGGCAAAGGCGCCAACCTCAGGATGCTTTTCCATAAGGCGAAGGAACTCCAGGCCAAGGCGGTGGTGGTGTTCGAAGCGGACATCACCAACCTGGCGCCCTCCTGGATCAAGTGCATGGCCGAACCGGTGCTCAGGGGAGCGGGGTACGTGGCTCCCATTTATCTGCGGCACAAGTACGAAGACACCCTGAATACCGCCATTGTCTATCCGCTGACCCGTTGCCTTTACGGCCGCCGGGTGCGGCAGATGAACGCCGGAGACTGCGCGTTCCGCGGCGACCTGGTGGACGTCTTTCTCAATCCGCCCGTGTGGACGGCCGCGATGGACCAGTTCGGGATTGATGTTTGCGTGGGAACACTGGCGCTCACCGCACGCGTCCCCGTATGCCAGTCTGTCATCGGGGCTCCTAAGCGGCACCGCGCCAATGACCCCTTCGCCCAGGTCACCCTCCGGTTCCGCCAGACACTGGCCACCATCTTTGATCTCATGGTGGCCTACGCCGACTTCTGGCGGATCGTAAAATGGAGCAAACCGACCGCCCTCTTCAGCATGGACGGTCAGGATACGGAGGTGGCGCCCCAGGTGGAAATCAACATGGGCCGCCTGCACGCCCGCTTCCTCCAGGGATTCGAAGAATACCAGCCGGTCTGGCGTGAAATCTTCGAACCGGCGGTTTTCAACAAGATCCAGGAAATCCGAAGCCTGGAGCTGCCTCACTTTTCTTTCCCCAGCCACACCTGGGGGCTGGTCCTTTTTTCCGCAGCTCTGGCCTATCGCGACCGCGACGAAGCGGAGCGGACCCGGGTGATCGATTCCATCCTTCCCTTGTATCTGGGCAAAGTGGTTTCCTACGCCAACCGGACGGAACGGATCTCCATCCAGCAGGCCGAAGAACACGTGGAAGAGACCTGTACCATATTTGAGGAAAACAAATCCTATCTCGTGGAACGATGGCGTTGA
- the tnpA gene encoding IS200/IS605 family transposase yields the protein MDGTQSLSHTVWECKYHVVWIPKYRRKSLYEQLRKHLGQVFRELARQKESMIEEGHLMPDHVHMLISIPPKYGVAQVVGYIKGKSAIHIARTFLGRKKNFTGQNFWARGYFVSTVGRDEQMIREYIKKQETEDRRLDQLNMFE from the coding sequence ATGGATGGAACTCAAAGCTTAAGCCACACGGTCTGGGAGTGCAAGTACCATGTGGTCTGGATCCCGAAGTACCGCAGGAAGAGTCTTTACGAGCAACTCCGCAAGCACCTGGGCCAAGTCTTCAGAGAACTGGCCAGACAGAAAGAGAGTATGATCGAAGAAGGTCACCTGATGCCGGATCATGTGCACATGCTCATCTCGATCCCACCAAAGTATGGAGTTGCACAGGTGGTTGGCTACATCAAAGGAAAAAGCGCCATCCACATCGCCAGAACCTTCCTCGGGAGGAAGAAGAACTTCACTGGCCAGAACTTTTGGGCCAGGGGCTACTTTGTGTCCACAGTTGGAAGAGACGAGCAGATGATCCGCGAATACATCAAAAAGCAGGAAACTGAGGATCGTCGACTCGATCAACTGAATATGTTCGAATAG
- the hflC gene encoding protease modulator HflC, protein MFPKGSRLVVVVLIVIGVIAWSSLFVVKETEQVVVTQLGRPVGEPITQAGLHFKLPLIQKANFFEKRVLKWDGNPNQIPTKDKKYIWVDSTARWRIKDPLLFLMRVGNVPTALSRLDGIIDAVVRDHVSNNFLEELVRSEGWEDAKAKLLEAGVQEFQLLLESVEGTETGETLFAPVIKGREKITREMVADASRLVPEFGIELLDIRIKRISHVPPAKPEACKTVDRSKRL, encoded by the coding sequence ATGTTCCCCAAGGGTAGTCGTCTGGTTGTCGTCGTTCTCATCGTGATCGGGGTGATTGCTTGGAGTTCGCTTTTCGTGGTGAAGGAAACCGAGCAGGTCGTGGTCACCCAGTTGGGCCGGCCCGTGGGGGAACCCATTACCCAGGCGGGCCTGCATTTCAAGCTGCCGCTCATTCAGAAGGCCAACTTCTTCGAAAAGCGGGTCCTGAAGTGGGACGGCAACCCGAACCAGATCCCCACCAAGGACAAGAAATACATTTGGGTGGATTCCACGGCTCGGTGGCGCATCAAGGACCCGCTGCTTTTCCTCATGAGAGTCGGAAACGTCCCGACCGCCCTCAGCCGGCTGGACGGCATCATCGATGCGGTGGTCCGTGACCACGTCTCCAACAATTTCCTGGAAGAGCTGGTGCGAAGTGAAGGTTGGGAGGACGCCAAGGCAAAACTCCTGGAGGCTGGGGTCCAGGAATTTCAGCTTCTGCTGGAAAGCGTGGAAGGGACCGAGACCGGTGAGACCCTGTTTGCGCCGGTGATCAAGGGCCGTGAAAAGATCACGCGGGAGATGGTGGCCGATGCGTCCCGGCTCGTCCCGGAATTCGGCATCGAACTCTTGGATATCCGCATCAAGCGGATCAGTCATGTACCTCCGGCAAAGCCGGAGGCTTGTAAAACCGTGGACCGCTCAAAGCGATTGTAA
- the hflK gene encoding FtsH protease activity modulator HflK: MKRLKGRFSLPSLGRGPFWGLALLVVAALIGFTSYYTVQPEETAVVLRFGKFVRTAGAGLHFKIPFGVEDVTKVITGRVLQREYGYRTVSPGVRTRFAEKGYEEESRMLSGDLNVIDIQWTVQYMIKNPVDYLFQLHDVEGTLDDISESVMRRIVGNRFADEVLTIGRASIADLAGREIQEIMDTYRTGLQIVVVKLQNANPPDAVKAAFNEVNEARQEKERMINEAQQVYNERIPRARGQARQMITQAEGYALQRVNRAEGDVTRFASILEEYRKAPDVTRRRMYLESMPQFIEKVDRIIVLDESGPGVLPLLNLGSGGLAGWSAGEDTGAAAGRPAEEK; the protein is encoded by the coding sequence ATGAAACGGCTGAAGGGCCGTTTCAGCCTGCCGTCCCTGGGGCGCGGCCCGTTTTGGGGCTTGGCACTTCTGGTGGTGGCCGCCCTCATCGGCTTTACTTCCTACTACACGGTGCAGCCGGAAGAAACCGCCGTGGTGTTGCGGTTCGGGAAATTCGTGCGAACCGCCGGGGCGGGCCTTCACTTCAAGATCCCCTTCGGCGTCGAGGACGTGACCAAGGTCATCACGGGGCGGGTGCTGCAGCGCGAGTACGGGTACCGGACGGTGAGCCCGGGGGTCCGGACGAGGTTTGCCGAAAAAGGCTACGAGGAAGAAAGCCGGATGCTCAGCGGCGACCTGAATGTGATCGATATCCAGTGGACGGTCCAATACATGATCAAGAATCCGGTGGATTACCTGTTTCAGCTTCATGACGTGGAAGGTACGCTGGACGACATCTCGGAATCGGTGATGCGCCGGATCGTGGGGAACCGCTTTGCGGACGAGGTGCTCACCATCGGGCGCGCATCCATCGCGGACCTGGCGGGCCGTGAAATCCAAGAAATCATGGACACCTACCGGACGGGACTCCAGATCGTCGTGGTGAAGCTCCAGAACGCCAACCCTCCGGACGCTGTGAAGGCGGCGTTCAACGAAGTGAACGAGGCACGCCAGGAGAAGGAGCGCATGATCAACGAGGCTCAGCAGGTCTACAATGAAAGAATTCCGCGGGCCCGCGGCCAGGCCCGCCAGATGATCACGCAGGCGGAAGGGTATGCACTCCAGCGGGTGAATCGGGCCGAGGGCGACGTGACGCGGTTTGCGAGCATCCTTGAGGAGTACCGGAAGGCTCCCGATGTCACGCGGCGTCGCATGTACCTGGAAAGCATGCCTCAGTTCATCGAAAAGGTGGACCGGATTATCGTGCTGGATGAATCAGGCCCCGGCGTCCTGCCGCTTCTGAATCTGGGTTCCGGGGGGCTTGCCGGGTGGAGTGCCGGGGAAGATACCGGCGCGGCGGCCGGCCGGCCGGCGGAGGAGAAGTGA